The segment ATTTTAAGGAGCAACCTTGGGGAAAGAAGCGTGCTTCCCTTACAATTACTGAAGAGAGTCAATGGACTCGAAATGTTTGGATTTCTCTCACCACCCATAATTCAGGTATAGTTACCATTATAAAACTTAAATCTGATTCATTTGACTGCTAGCTTTTTAGATGCTTTCTCATAATTACATCTGAAATGGAATACAGTTGCTAATACATTACTTACACCATAGCTGGCTTACCAATAGAATCCTCATGATTCTTATCATGATACTGGAATATGGCTTACCAAATATAATGAtgcaataatattatttattaatcctTAGTTAGCATTAGCACCACTGCCACTGTGCCTTTTAACTGAAAAACAATTTTATCTTATCAAAGCCTTTTGATATCATTTAATTCTTATTACTCGAAGCGTCCTTTTCTCAGAATAACAAACATACTGACACATAAATTTTTGTCTCACTGTTTGTCCTGTCAATTTTagttgtgatatttgaattcagTTATATGGTTCTTAACAAATTGCTGTCTTCCAGGCTGTTGAAGCTCTCGATCCAAATCATCAATGCTTGGAGTACTGGAATCACAAGACTAGTAGTGATAAGAATGAAGTTAATAAGGATTTAGATTGAGTTGGCCAGCAGGATAGGGGAATCGAAAGCAAACATTTTTGGTGTCGTTTCGAGAAAATAGGAAGAGGTAGACAGGTAGTTGTGAGAAGAGTTGAACATAATGCGTAGTGAGGCAGAAAGTGGCATAGAGATGAGATCCTTAAAAGATGTAGATTAGTCGAAGACGGTGGAGATTTTACAGTTTTTATCTTTGGTACAAAGAGGGAGTGGATGTAGGTTAAAAGGAAGGGTTTGGTTGCTGAGTTGATTCTTATTGGGACTAGTTGTTTTAATCTTCAACTTGAGTTTTGGATTATCAGCTTTCAACTGGTCTCATATGTcatgagaaattattttatgaatcctTTCTACCACATCATTCATGATCTCATCCAATTAAGAAAGAatacattattttttttttatattatatgcaCATTTGGACTGAACTTTTATATCAAAGATGATATGCCCTCTTTTAATTGGACGAGATCATAAATAATGTAGTAaaaatatctataaaataatttctcctcaATCATAAGTCCCCATTGTCTATGCCACCAAATTATCATAGAAtagtaatttatataaaatacctgaaattatatttttaaatatgtttaattattaaGCAAATATGTAGTAACACTTTGGAACAAAGCAATCAACCAAGAGGTAAAAGAAACTATGAGttgataaattattttgatttctctCTCTAATTAATCTGGTTTTCAATTACtacataattataaattaacaagaAATTGATTTTACTTTTACTCAcccaaaaaagggaaaaaaatgccCATATTAGTTCAATTCTCTCCATCTCTGTAAATGTACCAAAAACTAAAAATAGCCTACTTgatctaaaatttatttatacagTACATgatctcaattttcacttcttagattgaattttttttcatttcttgtaCAATTTCAGCAAAGACACCAACACTTTGAAGCAAACAGCAAAATTAAATTAGATAAGTATAGTTATTTATGTATATAACAAAGAAAGATAAAATGATCTCACCGAGCAATGATGtagtaatatatgaaattaaaataaaataaaattttaaatttaaattatatataattatatggaataaaaattataatattacattatATAACAAATTTAATTAATGAAATGCCTTCTATTTTTGTCCGTGACtcttatttttaaagaaaaattcactcaaatctaaatctaaaatttaATAGGAAATTCAATTCcgacataatttaatttaattatttttatttttaattttgaagtaGATTAAATTTTTGAGTTTaaacttaatatatatttattgaaaGCAAAATTTTAATATCGATAATAGTTTTGTAAATATGTTAAGACAAGTGTAATGGATTTACTTTAAATTTAACTTGACTCGaatttaatttaactatttttttatattcatCTACCTCTCCTCAACTCAGAActcaatttttcaaaataaaaaatttgacccTCACGAGTCGGATCAAAACCCTTGGAACTTGATTTTTTTCCCATCCCTACACTCTCTAATGTTTATCAGTAACTGAATTGATTTCAATTATTGTAAAATATAGTAACTGATAAAGTAGAGGatgaaatttatattaaatattttctttttacttATTCGGGGTCGGGTAGTGTGGGTACTCTATATATATTTCTCTCCCTATAGGACATTTACTCGGAATTCCTCTCTCATTTCTGGTCTCAAGAGCTTCGAAAAGAAGATGCAGGTAAAGTATCCCCTATCAAAACCCTAATTCCCTTTTTcttgattaattttaaaaatccCACTGAAGTTCTAATTCCCCAACTCTAAACCCTAAATTTGGTTTATATGTTTgtctcttactctttcataaatGTTGTCAGGCAAGCGATAGGTTTAACATCAATTCCCAGCTCGAGCATCTCCAAGCCAAATACGTTGGAACTGGCCATGCTGATCTCAACAGATTGTCAGTTTCTAATCCTTATTTTTTTTGTCaactaaaaaaaaaagtgttgctCTTAATATATATTTCCTTGGTTGAATTGATGGCAGTGAATGGGCGGTTAACATTCAACGCGATAGCTACGCATCATATATAGGGCATTACCCGATGTTGGCTTACTTCGCTGTGGCTGAAAATGAATCCATTGGAAGAGAGCGCTACAACTTCATGCAGGTAAACCATATTCTTTCCTTTTGTTTGGTGTTTTAGGATTTATGAGATTCATGTTTCAAATTCCTTTTGTTAGGTTCCTAAATAGTTAGCTTTGTGTGTTCCACAAGACCAATTTAGCTTTTACTACTTGAAAGGGGTATCCGAAGGATATGTGTCTTGAAAGCTTGCGTTACATGGTTCAAAATATAGGACTTGATTAATGTTGTTCATTGCCAATTCTTGGGATATGTTTTCTTTTGAGTTTTGTGGAGacgagggtttttttttttttttgggggtggtCGTTCTGTTTCTACCATTGGGGGTATGCTTAGAGAAGATTACACATATTGCAAATTGACTGGGTGCCACGTTGCGCTTTGCTGGTTAGActtattaacaaatatttgagGTGTATCCTATGCCATAGATGAGACTCTTGGATACATTCTGTACCTACTAATGACTTTTCAGAATAATAATCAGTCTCTTTTAGGGTGTTGGTCCTCAGTTCCTGGTCAGTCTCTGTTAGTTGTAAGAATGAGTCTTGATTTATATTATCCTACTAAATGACAACATCTTGGGTGGCTAAATGAGGTTCAAGGTATAATTGTTTCTGATCTTAAATTGTGCAGAAAATGCTTCTGCCTTGTGGTCTGCCTCCAGAAAGAGAAGATGATTAAGAACTGCTGGTTGGGCTGTGAAGTGAAATGTTAGGAATTCTAAGCTTTCCCATCAGGCTAGAGATTTTCCTAATTGACTATCCCTCAAATATTGTGTTTTTCTTGAACTTGAAATATGGAGCTTATGTCATAGCGGTGTCATTGTAACCTCAACTTTATCCCTAGCAAGATTTTTTCAATTGTAGTACGTATTTAGTTCTTTAAATGAGCCTACTCATCTTGCTGAATGTGTCTGCTACTACAGAAAATCTTGAAGAgttcttttaaaattttgattgtgTAGTGTCAAGGTTTGTTTCTTTCCATGTTTGCATGGTTTCCATGGCCAACAAGCTAAATAATAGAATGACTGAAGACAGATGAACCAATATGGAAAGAGAAGTGGGAAATTAAGTCAAATATGCCAACAGACAGAATCACATGCATATTTATTTGCTTCTTAATATTGGATTTGATGACAAAGCATGATGAATGTGTTGGTAAAGAAAATGCATACTATCTCGTGTTACTTTCAACCTACTCTACAACAATCACTCTTTATAaacatttcattataaatgtcaATTTTGTTATAGAACTGATTCTTTTTCTATGGTAGCATCTTGACTCAAAGTTTAGTCgagttaattaattttattcttaagtgaaataaaatatgaattttaattaagatattatttcaataaaaaaacaattttgtataaaaatatataaataatattttattaaatgaaaataaaacttgataaatgaaattatatttgtaaatttcactaattaatattgttattaatatattataatttttatttcaaaattaaaaaacaaatataatatGAATCTTAAATGTTAATTGTAAATGTCTCCTATGTTTTAGGTGTATAACAGTTACTTTTTGACAGATAAGAGTTTTTATAGGGGGGTTAATAAGCAATGGACTCTATTACTGTTGAtttatttatttgtgaaaatCTTTAACTATAAGGTCCTCTGGAGACTTCTAGATGTTGTGTATTATTAAGGGGATAGATGTAACAATGTAAGAGGAGAAAGAACAAATTTTCAACAATGGCCAATGGGCTACCGGTTGTGAAGACTAGCAACTCTTTACAAGATGAAATATCCTTTTAACATGACCAAGCAGAATCAAACCAAGATGCCTCTATGTAATTACAATGAGACAATTCCGAAGGTAAATTCTATCTATGTGAGGTCATTCTCATCCAGGGCTTCTCCCTCACCTATAGCAGCATTGGTCTTAAACGCAGCCACGTCACCTGTAGGCAACTTCCTCGCAAGCTTTATGATCTGCACCCACTTTCATTTCAGTCAAATGTCTTGCAATTGGCTATGTCTGCTTTGCAATATTAACATGGAACTGTAAATGGATAATTTAAAAGCAACCCAGATTGTCAAAAAGATTTGTCTCAAATAATGGTGCAACTTGAGGAAACAAACATAGAAATTACCACCGTCCCCGTTACCAGAAACAGAGCTCAAATTCAGTACCCTCAACACCACCACATGTTTTTTCTTTAATGCCTTCCCAGCCAGCGGCCAACCCAATAGAAGATAATATGCAGAATGAAAAACATATTCTGATATCTTGTTTGAACACCAAAAGATAAATGTTAAGCAAAGGGGGGTGGGAGCGCTCTCGTTTGTGCATCCCACCATCCCATTCCacattttagaaatatttttttaaaaaattatgtacAAAACTTTACCAGGAGAATGTCAAAAGAAATGCAATTGGATTACATAGTTAGGACACAATAATGCCGAAGCTGCAAATGTTACCAAATTCTTTGCACTTGAAAGTTTAAGTGTAGCCTAAGACTGCACAGTTTTAGGCATATCGGATCTACCTTAGATGTGTGATTTAACCCAACTGTACCATGCAGAAAAAGATGTAAAGTCCTTACACTATCATTCACATTGTTGTAAGAGAGGCACATGCATGTCCAAAAACAACAGTGCAAACGGTAAAAAATATTTACCACACTGTCAAGATTGGTGATAGATCTTGACTGAGACACACGTTTGATTTCTTCTACATCACCTTCTCTGTAAGCAGAAAGGAGTTTACCCGCAAAGCGGTTCTGATCACTTCTTAAGAAAGCATCAATCCtgaaaaaagaaaatccaaggaTAATACTATTTTATATCAGTTTTTCTTAACCCAAAAGTCATAATTCAGGATAAAGATAGAACCCCCACCCccaccccccccaaaaaaaaaaaaaaaatcaaagtccTTTTGATTTCTAGACGCTTTCTGCTACAGCACTAATATTAAGGATCATGTAACATATTTTCAAACTGCGGAGTCAATATTTGCATTAAACCCAACCATTCAAATGCGTAAAAGTTtattgaagaaaaagaaaggggCAACATAATTGTTGAATTTTTCATAGTTAACAATCCAGAAACCAGTAGCTATCCCATTAGCAAAGCAGTATGTTTCACTATTCTTGTTCTACTGCTTTACTTCTTTCCCAAGCAAAGCATACAACCAAAACAAATGACATCCATGAAGATTCGTGTCTAGATTGAGGAATAAGAATAGAATCTGCACCACCATAAATTGGTGATAGTAAACACAAAAGCATCCCAAGTCATCAGTGTAAAGTGAATTGATAATTGGCTCTGCACTTCTCTTTCCTCTTCAGGGGAAAGGAAAGAACTgtataaaaggaaaagaaaaagggaatttACTATCCAGTAAGGTTCTAGGACCCCAGAGCAGATAACCGATGCTAGTGGTTAGATGCCTTTGATTGACGTGTAAATGAAATACATGTTGAGAAAAATCTCACattaaaaacacaaaaacaatAACATGCCTTTGAGATAGTTTTATCATAGGTATTTAGGACATTGAGGGAAGGTTGATTTCAGTTGCAGGGGAATCATGTTTAACTGCAATGAGTACCCATATATCACTTGAAAGATAGTTGTGCTAATAAGATCAGATACCTGTGAGCCACTTAGCACATCACAAGATTAGTAGATACAAGAGAACCACAAAACAccatgtaacggcctaattttcagtggtgtcggaaatggtgatttgagatcactaaattcgacaaataagattgaacaagatagtaatttaatatttatgagtcaagtaagaatttagaagaatttgtgaaatggtgaaattagtgaattaaaagaatttagtaggtcaaacgggtcaaaaatgaggtatcgagacctcaaagttgaaaatcgagctataaatatttttataaatatttatggagtgtcattgagttagtattaaagtttcgttagaaaattttaacgtttggatggctaattaattaaaaggactaaattgaaaatagcgcaaaatttgttaaattgtgagtaaatagcttaagtatttaaaagatggatttaaagagcaattagacccaaaggttaatggctggacggtttgggtatgaaataagcaagaaaacaatgtgaacaagggcaaaattggaaatagcataaaagttaatagttaaataatgatgtaattgaaaaatctagacatttcttcatattttctcagctaaaacgccatagaaggtctggagaaagctggttttcatattttacatcatgtgagtttaattcttacttttcttgataatttttatgttttatgacttttacaattaggtccacttgtagaattcattagtttttgattttatgggtgaaattggaagttaccctggatggataagggaattttatgatgaattattatgaaatttaagttctaattttatattaaggtggttttattaagtgattttgataggaaatgatatttaggacctaattgttgaaaaagttgtgaattgaaggtttctgttgaaattaagaatataaaaggtttttaaatagtttataatgataaaataaagtgttaattgagaaaaattagttcaattgatgggtgaattgagaagggactaaattgtgaaaattgtaaattttggggtaaaagtgcaatttcgaaatttgaacagcataaattgtgaagtgaaatagaattgaaatggatgctaatgaaggaatgattttataattatagatcaagaaaacgaatcgaatcgtggaaaggagaaaattcaagaatagtccacaatttctcgacttttacaaattagtccaggtaagttcatatggcaaagttcaatgttttgatatgaaaatattatgattgttaaaatattttattgtagataaatactatcaatttgcattaactaatgaataatgtgtaactaaaagtacaaattagtaggaacaatggatttgagtgcttctattcgtgACCTCGATGAGTTGAcgaaacatatgtgacaagtgtgcccgtttaagaccatagctgggctatggcatcggtgcaatgtgataatgtgactccgtataagaccatagctgggctatggcatcggtataatgtgataatgtgattccgtataagaccatgtctggatatggcttcggtatgatatgtgaaccgtgtaagaccatggcaaggctatggcttcggtgtgtgatgcgtatcaatgtgaaagtccatagtttactatggcaatgtgataatgaagcactcaatttccttattgttccctaatttgacaatgaagtaaatgagaaatgggcctaagggagttaaattgtgagttgccatatggaaattattccaatgagttattaatgaaattgtgatttggaggatgaaatagttaaactaatagatatatgattgtgtacgatatttgatatgatttgtgtttatatgcctatgagcttactaagcttcaataagcttacttgtgtgtgtttaatatttttatgtagattgacttgaagtgaagtgggtagatcggatcaacacaacaggcacactattcagatcaattcggtagtttttgttttatgtttaaagatttatatggcatgtatagagtttgaatgaattgaagtaaagatgttataaactagttaacaatatttgtactaaaacagttttcggtaagtagcagtagtttgactttgaaaaatcactaaaaatagtataaatggaattaaataattaataaattatggaatcgaatcttgatgagtctattttcatatggaagaagcaaaacaggtatatgagctatattttatgagatgtttaaatttttgtgaaacagggccagagcgatttttggatcccctgttctgactttggaaattcaccataaattttacaaagataattagaagtcatactttatacgtacagattccttattgagtctagttttattagagacaaacggcatagtcattgaagctctgtacagagaaatatctgattcgtaatacacaaaggtcagagtagtcaaaccctgaaacagggagattttaaataataaactgtactaattggcttgaccaaaattctagaaaaaattggtaagtagatatatgagtataaattcagaaaaatttacagatttggatttcgagttttataactcgagatatgaattatttagcaactatgacacagttggacagcttgtctgaaaagtattatataaattatctaaatttggttaagtgctcaaataagtttagtagtgccttgtgctcgactccagcaacggtctcggtaagggcgttacatttattggtatcgagcttggtTTAGCGATTCTcggaatatgtatgatgtgaaaagtgtctagaattacatgccatataaatctgtgatagtgtcttgtgtatgatccgatctaatccttgtttttattatagattatcttcgatttgaaaagatgtcgatagaccAGAACAAACcgagcaagaagaagttaatagcaGTACAAATCTacgaacaaggaacaagtagtgaagctcGATTTCATTGATacgagaacaagaactcaaaaatatgatttatggattcataaatcggtggtataatgagaatgtgcgagaaagaaatcgACTCATAACCTCCTCCCCTATCTCAACATCTGTAGtaccccggttgctcctccacctcctccgacaACCGAATCGCAAACGTTCTCCATTTGAAAAGCTCGAAAACATGGGGTGAAGAATTTCGGGAAGAACAGACGATGACCCGTTAAAGTTGAATATTGGttacaaagtataatgagggttttaagcaaatggcgtgctcaccggatgattacttaatatgtgccgtgtcattattgaaagaagaagcttataacGGTGGAAAACAATAGAAGGCATTATCTAAATTTGagaagatcacttgggaatttttcaaaatgaatttaagaagaaatatgtcggtagaagatatccggataagaagaaaagagaatttctcgacTTGCGACGGAAAtaagtcagtggctgaatatgaaagagaatttgtttatctgagcaaatatgctcgagatataGTACTCATTGAAGAAGTAATGTatcgatttgaagaagggcttaatgatgagattaaaatgatgataggggcattgagatacgagaatttgttgttctatcGGATCGTGCTCGaagcttgaagaagtatataataaaaagatgcaacgagatagaagaagtaaagaatctttcaaaagaagtgcatctaagtcattttcgGCTTTACCGgtgaagaaatctaaagaggaattCAATCGAGCCACTTGATTACCGAAAAGATCGGAAAAAAGTAGGCCAAGACAATCGATTACAAAGCATCCGACAGACCTACTTtgttagtgtgggtagtgtacaaaatacccaaa is part of the Gossypium arboreum isolate Shixiya-1 chromosome 5, ASM2569848v2, whole genome shotgun sequence genome and harbors:
- the LOC108451841 gene encoding uncharacterized protein At4g14342 translates to MKFILNIFFLLIRGRVVWVLYIYFSPYRTFTRNSSLISGLKSFEKKMQASDRFNINSQLEHLQAKYVGTGHADLNRFEWAVNIQRDSYASYIGHYPMLAYFAVAENESIGRERYNFMQKMLLPCGLPPEREDD